The following are encoded together in the Novipirellula aureliae genome:
- a CDS encoding IS110 family transposase, with amino-acid sequence MKSNQESNRSVVGIDVAKDKLDFFTSRGALPKVVENDEASFKTKLGKKVKSFKDALFVVEATGGYGRQIVKWLQANDLDVAIVNPKQVRHFAKGIGHDAKTDPIDAKV; translated from the coding sequence ATGAAATCTAATCAAGAATCAAACCGATCGGTTGTAGGAATCGATGTAGCCAAAGACAAGCTCGATTTCTTTACAAGCCGCGGAGCGTTACCAAAAGTTGTTGAAAATGATGAAGCCTCTTTTAAGACGAAGCTCGGTAAGAAAGTTAAATCATTCAAGGATGCTTTGTTTGTTGTAGAAGCGACCGGAGGTTACGGACGACAAATCGTAAAGTGGCTGCAAGCAAACGATTTGGATGTTGCAATTGTTAATCCGAAACAGGTGCGACACTTTGCCAAAGGGATTGGTCACGATGCAAAGACCGATCCGATCGATGCCAAAGTG